A window from Phaenicophaeus curvirostris isolate KB17595 chromosome 13, BPBGC_Pcur_1.0, whole genome shotgun sequence encodes these proteins:
- the STK26 gene encoding serine/threonine-protein kinase 26 — MAHSPVAVQVPGMQNHRADPEELFTKLERIGKGSFGEVFKGIDNRSQQVVAIKIIDLEEAEDEIEDIQQEITVLSQCDSPYVTKYYGSYLKGTKLWIIMEYLGGGSALDLLRAGPFDEFQIATMLKEILKGLDYLHSEKKIHRDIKAANVLLSEQGDVKLADFGVAGQLTDTQIKRNTFVGTPFWMAPEVIQQSAYDSKADIWSLGITAIELAKGEPPNSDMHPMRVLFLIPKNNPPTLLGEFSKPFKEFIDACLNKDPTFRPTAKELLKHKFIMKNAKKTSYLTELIDRFKRWKAEGHSSDESDSDGSDSESSNKENNSHPEWSFTTVRKKPDTKKLQNGTDQDLVKTLSCLTMIITPVFAELKQQDTNNASRKKAIEELEKSINMAEATCPGITDKMVKKLMEKFQKFSVNDSS, encoded by the exons aaccATAGAGCAGACCCAGAAGAACTGTTCACAAAACTGGAACGCATTGGGAAAGGTTCCTTTGGTGaagtttttaaaggaattgaTAATCGGTCACAGCAAGTGGTTGCTATAAAAATCATAGACCTTGAGGAAGCAGAAGATGAAATAGAAGATATACAGCAAGAGATAACTGTTTTAAGTCAGTGTGATAGTCCTTACGTAACAAAATACTATGGATCATATTTAAAG GGCACAAAACTATGGATAATAATGGAATACTTGGGTGGAGGGTCAGCTTTGGATCTT CTGCGTGCTGGCCCATTTGATGAGTTCCAGATTGCTACCATGCTAAAGGAAATCTTGAAAGGTCTTGACTACCTACactcagagaagaaaattcatAGGGATATTAAAG CTGCCAATGTCTTGTTATCAGAACAAGGTGATGTTAAGCTTGCTGATTTTGGAGTTGCTGGGCAGCTGACAGACACGCAGATTAAGAGGAATACCTTTGTTGGGACTCCCTTTTGGATGGCCCCTGAAGTTATTCAGCAGTCAGCGTATGATTCCAAA GCTGACATCTGGTCATTGGGAATCACTGCTATTGAACTAGCCAAAGGGGAGCCTCCCAACTCGGATATGCATCCAATGAGAGTTCTCTTTCTCATTCCGAAAAACAATCCTCCAACTTTACTAGGAGAATTCAGTAAACCTTTTAAAGAATTCATTGATGCGTGTCTGAATAAGGACCCAACATTT CGCCCTACTGCAAAAGAACTTCTGAAGCACAAATTCATTATGAAAAATGCCAAGAAGACTTCCTATCTGACAGAACTGATTGATAGGTTTAAGAGATGGAAAGCAGAGGGACATAGTAGTGATGAAAGTGATTCCGATGGTTCAGATTC GGAGTCcagtaataaagaaaataactctCATCCGGAATGGAGCTTTACTACAGTTCGAAAGAAGCCAGACACAAAGAAGCTGCAGAATGGGACG GATCAGGATCTTGTTAAAACCCTGAGTTGTTTAACTATGATAATCACCCCTGTGTTTGCTGAG CTCAAACAGCAAGACACAAATAATGctagcagaaagaaagcaattgAGGAACTTGAGAAAAGCATCAACATGGCAGAAGCAACGTGTCCAGGGATCACAGATAAGATGGTGAAGAAACTTATGGAGAAATTTCAGAA aTTTTCTGTGAATGACTCATCCTAA